The Zonotrichia albicollis isolate bZonAlb1 chromosome 6, bZonAlb1.hap1, whole genome shotgun sequence genome window below encodes:
- the BTBD6 gene encoding BTB/POZ domain-containing protein 6 isoform X1 — protein sequence MPLPPGCLNGRIMKCLTFFLLLPETLKKSKKSVRSNGKVPGCYEIVPLSLKKKMAAELYPASTNTNIANSNAAAATAANSKKNALQLQQSAQPPPPPQLQNLNNNNLESANWQSFHPTLRERNALMFNNELMADVHFIVGPPGASKKVPAHKYVLAVGSSVFYAMFYGDLAEVKSEIHIPDVEPAAFLILLKYMYSDEIDLEADTVLATLYAAKKYIVPALAKACVNFLETSLEAKNACVLLSQSRLFEEPELTQRCWEVIDAQAEMALKSEGFCEIDQQTLEIIVTREALNTKEVVVFEAVLNWAEAECKRQGLPVTPRNKRNVLGKALYLVRIPTMTLEEFANGAAQSDILTLEETHNIFLWYTAANKPKLEFPLTKRKGLVPQRCHRFQSSAYRSNQWRYRGRCDSIQFAVDKRIFIAGLGLYGSSCGKAEYSVKIELKRLGVVLAQNLTKFTSDGSSNTFSVWFEHPVQVEQDTFYNVSAILDGNELSYFGQEGMTEVQCGKVTFQFQCSSDSTNGTGVQGGQIPELIFYA from the exons ATGCCACTGCCCCCTGGTTGCCTCAATGGCAGGATCATGAAGtgtttgactttttttcttctgcttccaGAGACCTTAAAGAAGTCCAAAAAGAGTGTGAGGTCAAACGGCAAGGTGCCAGGATGCTATGAGATAGTGCCCCTGTCCCTGAAGAAGAAGATGGCTGCAGAACTTTACCCTGCCAGCACCAACACTAACATTGCAAACAGCaacgccgccgccgccaccgctgCCAACAGCAAGAAGAAcgccctgcagctccagcagagcgcccagccgcccccgccgccccagCTCCAGAACCTCAACAACAACAACTTGGAGAGCGCCAACTGGCAATCCTTCCATCCCACGCTGCGGGAGAG GAACGCGCTGATGTTCAATAACGAACTCATGGCTGACGTTCACTTCATCGTGGGCCCGCCAGGGGCATCCAAGAAAGTTCCTGCCCATAAG TATGTTTTGGCAGTCGGTAGCTCTGTCTTCTATGCTATGTTTTATGGCGATCTCGCAGAGGTCAAATCTGAAATCCATATACCAGATGTGGAACCTGCAGCCTTTCTAATCCTATTAAA ATACATGTATAGCGATGAAATAGACCTGGAAGCTGACACAGTTCTGGCTACACTCTATGCTGCCAAGAAGTACATCGTGCCGGCCCTAGCGAAGGCTTGCGTCAATTTTCTGGAGACCAGCTTAGAGGCGAAGAACGCTTGTGTCCTGCTGTCTCAGAGCAGGCTCTTCGAGGAGCCAGAGCTGACGCAGCGCTGCTGGGAGGTGATTGATGCTCAGGCAGAAATGGCACTGAAGTCAGAGGGCTTCTGTGAGATAGATCAACAGACGCTAGAGATCATTGTAACCCGGGAAGCACTCAACACCAAGGAGGTGGTAGTTTTCGAGGCTGTTCTTAACTGGGCAGAGGCCGAATGCAAAAGGCAAGGGCTGCCGGTGACGCCTCGCAACAAGAGGAATGTATTAGGGAAAGCTTTGTACTTGGTGCGGATTCCGACCATGACTTTGGAAGAGTTTGCCAACGGAGCTGCCCAGTCCGACATCCTCACCCTCGAGGAGACTCACAACATATTCCTATGGTACACGGCCGCAAATAAACCCAAACTAGAGTTCCCCCTGACGAAAAGGAAAGGACTCGTGCCTCAGCGCTGCCACCGGTTCCAGTCGTCTGCGTATCGCAGCAATCAGTGGCGGTACCGGGGCCGCTGTGACAGTATTCAGTTTGCCGTAGACAAACGGATATTTATAGCGGGACTGGGATTGTATGGGTCGAGCTGTGGCAAAGCTGAATACAGCGTCAAAATCGAACTGAAGCGCTTAGGCGTGGTCCTTGCTCAGAACCTGACCAAGTTTACCTCCGACGGCTCCAGCAACACCTTCTCGGTGTGGTTTGAACACCCCGTGCAGGTCGAGCAAGACACGTTTTACAATGTAAGTGCTATTCTGGATGGGAACGAGCTCAGTTACTTTGGACAAGAGGGAATGACTGAAGTGCAGTGCGGGAAAGTGACGTTCCAGTTCCAGTGCTCCTCGGACAGCACCAATGGGACCGGAGTACAAGGAGGACAGATACCCGAGCTCATTTTCTATGCATGA
- the BTBD6 gene encoding BTB/POZ domain-containing protein 6 isoform X2 encodes MAAELYPASTNTNIANSNAAAATAANSKKNALQLQQSAQPPPPPQLQNLNNNNLESANWQSFHPTLRERNALMFNNELMADVHFIVGPPGASKKVPAHKYVLAVGSSVFYAMFYGDLAEVKSEIHIPDVEPAAFLILLKYMYSDEIDLEADTVLATLYAAKKYIVPALAKACVNFLETSLEAKNACVLLSQSRLFEEPELTQRCWEVIDAQAEMALKSEGFCEIDQQTLEIIVTREALNTKEVVVFEAVLNWAEAECKRQGLPVTPRNKRNVLGKALYLVRIPTMTLEEFANGAAQSDILTLEETHNIFLWYTAANKPKLEFPLTKRKGLVPQRCHRFQSSAYRSNQWRYRGRCDSIQFAVDKRIFIAGLGLYGSSCGKAEYSVKIELKRLGVVLAQNLTKFTSDGSSNTFSVWFEHPVQVEQDTFYNVSAILDGNELSYFGQEGMTEVQCGKVTFQFQCSSDSTNGTGVQGGQIPELIFYA; translated from the exons ATGGCTGCAGAACTTTACCCTGCCAGCACCAACACTAACATTGCAAACAGCaacgccgccgccgccaccgctgCCAACAGCAAGAAGAAcgccctgcagctccagcagagcgcccagccgcccccgccgccccagCTCCAGAACCTCAACAACAACAACTTGGAGAGCGCCAACTGGCAATCCTTCCATCCCACGCTGCGGGAGAG GAACGCGCTGATGTTCAATAACGAACTCATGGCTGACGTTCACTTCATCGTGGGCCCGCCAGGGGCATCCAAGAAAGTTCCTGCCCATAAG TATGTTTTGGCAGTCGGTAGCTCTGTCTTCTATGCTATGTTTTATGGCGATCTCGCAGAGGTCAAATCTGAAATCCATATACCAGATGTGGAACCTGCAGCCTTTCTAATCCTATTAAA ATACATGTATAGCGATGAAATAGACCTGGAAGCTGACACAGTTCTGGCTACACTCTATGCTGCCAAGAAGTACATCGTGCCGGCCCTAGCGAAGGCTTGCGTCAATTTTCTGGAGACCAGCTTAGAGGCGAAGAACGCTTGTGTCCTGCTGTCTCAGAGCAGGCTCTTCGAGGAGCCAGAGCTGACGCAGCGCTGCTGGGAGGTGATTGATGCTCAGGCAGAAATGGCACTGAAGTCAGAGGGCTTCTGTGAGATAGATCAACAGACGCTAGAGATCATTGTAACCCGGGAAGCACTCAACACCAAGGAGGTGGTAGTTTTCGAGGCTGTTCTTAACTGGGCAGAGGCCGAATGCAAAAGGCAAGGGCTGCCGGTGACGCCTCGCAACAAGAGGAATGTATTAGGGAAAGCTTTGTACTTGGTGCGGATTCCGACCATGACTTTGGAAGAGTTTGCCAACGGAGCTGCCCAGTCCGACATCCTCACCCTCGAGGAGACTCACAACATATTCCTATGGTACACGGCCGCAAATAAACCCAAACTAGAGTTCCCCCTGACGAAAAGGAAAGGACTCGTGCCTCAGCGCTGCCACCGGTTCCAGTCGTCTGCGTATCGCAGCAATCAGTGGCGGTACCGGGGCCGCTGTGACAGTATTCAGTTTGCCGTAGACAAACGGATATTTATAGCGGGACTGGGATTGTATGGGTCGAGCTGTGGCAAAGCTGAATACAGCGTCAAAATCGAACTGAAGCGCTTAGGCGTGGTCCTTGCTCAGAACCTGACCAAGTTTACCTCCGACGGCTCCAGCAACACCTTCTCGGTGTGGTTTGAACACCCCGTGCAGGTCGAGCAAGACACGTTTTACAATGTAAGTGCTATTCTGGATGGGAACGAGCTCAGTTACTTTGGACAAGAGGGAATGACTGAAGTGCAGTGCGGGAAAGTGACGTTCCAGTTCCAGTGCTCCTCGGACAGCACCAATGGGACCGGAGTACAAGGAGGACAGATACCCGAGCTCATTTTCTATGCATGA